DNA from Eucalyptus grandis isolate ANBG69807.140 chromosome 5, ASM1654582v1, whole genome shotgun sequence:
aaaaaccataaacttgtaTATTTAAGATAAATTGACCCTtatttagtttttgttaaattggattaataccataaaaaatcacaaattaagtATATCCGCCAATTACCACGTGTCATTCAACTTAGtcatttgatagtaaaatttcactgaaatgaatggaaaatttgtataggtgtaccaattttgggtttttagtgatcaaaaattaatttttgataaatttttcacaagTATTTTAGTTCTAAAGTTAATTTCACAGCTATTTCCACCAATTTTATTAGCTATTGACACTCCCTATCATATTGAATTAACTATATTGTCTCTTACAGGTCACacttttgattttatattattttttaccttttttgtttttgttttttttttcaatttcactaaAAGACAAAACTATCCACATTTCTTtcaagtaactttttttttttcacctagTTGCTTCTTCTACACTCAGTACATTTGATTATTTCCTTCgtctttgtctttttctgaACTTATTCCCTATTGTTATAATTTAAGCAAGCACTGATCATAgtaaattatttactttattttcctagaatatCCTTACGATCGTGAATTTTTCAACTTTAATATTATGGTTGAtttgtgcatcatatgcaattTACTCATCTTtcattgcatttttctttttgtagtaCAATCACTATGGAATATGACATTGTTTTTTTGCCTAAATGCATCTATGGATGATGGAAACTGCAAATGAAGTCAACCCCTTAGGGCCCTTATGAGAGGATGACGACGAGAAAGCATCTAAAATCGGCTCAACGGTATGAGAAAGTCCTCTATTTGCTGCACGATAAAGTGGGGATTCATCAGCAGCATCAttaaccactgggggttcgccccagtggccacccttccaacatggaagggggaggtgaggggttcaaatccccacctcctcaggggggatgggggtagggacgcgtaagtttcgagagtaggttgcgactcccacgccctgcaagaggcagggcacaagtctgcgagtgagtgtagagtaggattaaagtaggactgacaaaaaaaaaataaaaatcagcagCATCATTAATGCTGCACAATTGAGgatcttccttcttcaataaGCAACATAACCACCCAATGATGGCCTCCTCTAACTTAAGTATGCTTTATTTGAATGACGATTTTCTTTGAAGGGATAAATTATAGTATTAacagaaaaagattaaaattgtaatcaatACAAGAGGAGGGTGATGCATATTAGCAGTATGTTTCCATATTTATCTTATGCCATTAGAGTTCAGGAAGCCgactaaataaaaagaatgaaaactcAGCTGCGAAACGAATTGGCAATTGTTGAGGGCTAAGAAcgagaaaatttaaattaagcgAATAAACAGACGAAAAAAGTGTTGATTTACTTAGTCATATCTGTTTATTTGAACACAACGATTATAAGGAGAGAAACCATGAATTGCTTTGGTATTCTATATaccaaaaataatcattttgcCCCAATTGAAATACGAAGGACGTCTTCCTATGATTATAAAGGATAATTACAAAGGGATAAGAGTATTCGAAACCCTAAAACTTATTGCAAAAGTACAATTGGATCTTAAAGTCTTCAAAATTACTGTCAAGTCTTAAAACGTGtctaattgattcaatcaagCCCAATCCGTTAGCTCCTTCCAAATTTGactaatagaaaatattaacaTGGCTTTTTAaaggataaaaattaaaagaaaagataaaacttattgttcatctttttggTCGAGCCCACATCACCCAAATGGGATTATATTTACTATTCGTCTTCTTTGTCCAGTTTGGCCATAACCGCTCCAAGCTCGACAAAGCTGAGGCCGCTCAAGCTTCTTGAGCTCACAGCCATATCCTCTCGAGTTTCATCGAGTTTCACGCTCttcgattttcaaattatgCACTATATCTTGCTTGGCTGTTTTGATGCCGGCGAACGCAACGTTAGGATAACTTTAATGACACGTCGAGGTATATCAGGCTTCGTTATCTCATTCGAAGCGGACATAAATAAATTTGCCTACGTAAGGTGTCTGGTATGCAGCTATATTGGCAGCATGATTGGGAAAAGAACGACGGTGTTACAGATGTCTTTCTTACGAAAGTGGCTTAGTCACAGAAGCATCACGTGCAACGTTCTACGGAATTTAAACCAACTTAAGAAATTTCATATTGTGTCGTAGATGCCTGGCAGCCAAACTTCCAATGATAGGTAAGATTTTCTTACAAGATGCATATGTCGCCGGATGAGAAATTATCATATTGTGTAACGGTGTTTGATTGCTAAAGCAGCTTATTTAGTAGtgacaaattgacttttctcatGAAGCTTGGGATAATAAAAGGCTCTAGGATGTATTGGTATTATAGAATTTGTCTATCCAAAGGGTTAAATTTATAAATGCTAGTATCATTCCATATGAGTCCTTGAGGAAAATGGTCATTGCAACTATCGGACTCTTAAGTTTTCATTGCCCACTTTACTGCGTTCTTTTTGTTTGGAAGGCCTCACTTGGTGTGAACCATGTCACGATTTCAATTAAAGTTGTTGATTAGAAAGGACCCTGTGAGTCACTCTAGATCTAAGGATGAATGTGCAGTCGGGCTTGCCGTACCCTGAGGAGCATGCGAGCGCACCTTGCGCGGAAAGTGATCCACTTGCTAAACTATCCACGCACAATTTGCTACGTCACTTAAAGTACCAAGCTCGTATATCCTTCACGTTTTATAACCGTGATACAATCACGTTGTACATCTCAACATACAGGAAAAGTCTCAACTCACCAGCAACTTTCCTAGAGTATCCCATAATCAAACAATAAGTTTCGGACGTATCGTCTAGGAGTGCTACTTAGCCACCAAAACGGAGCTTCAGGGTCAAGGAAACCACCGATGACGTACATAGTCACGAGACCTCCAGACACCACAAAAGGGACGATTCGGAGCCCGGTGTCCTTGGACAATACAAGATATGTAGCAGTAGCAAAGGCCAGCACCATCGCAAGTATGGCAACGTACATGCTATAGGATGCGACCTTGGCGTATCTTACCCGTAGCCTATCGCTCACGAAACAAGTATCGAATTGTAAGAATAATGCCAGGATTGAGAAACCAAACGCTGTTGTGTTAGAAATCACAAAGGCTTTGAAAGCAGCCCTGCCAGCAAGAATCGCCATCCCTTGGTCGGGTCCGTCCTGGTTATAACCTCCAGGCATCGTGAAGGATGCGGCGAAGCTGACTGTCGCTATGAGCACTGCCACTAGCAGTTGAAGGTCAATGATGCCTCTTTttgaggaatagaaattttccGGGTTGGCAATATTACTTCCTGTAATTATCGACGCAGCTGGTTGACCCTCAACATTTTGTTTGTCCCTCTTCCTAACATACTCAATAACACGGTCTTCATAAAACGGCCTCCCATGATATCTTTTCAACAAGTGATCAACTTTTGCAGCTTGGTAGCCACCCTAAAAATTGAACAGAATGTATCCATTAACGAGTGGTCTTTGCCAGCGAAATACTTCAATCTTTACACACTCAAAATCCATCTATAACAAGCAAAACTCCTGGCAAGTCCTAAAACATAATGGAGaattcattgaattcatgtCTTTTAGATAAGGTAGCAGTTAGATAAAACAGTAAATATAGTTTCCTAGAGTAAACAGTTACAGTTTCAAGTATCTTATATCATATCATCTAGGAATTTTTTAAAGTCCTTTTCTCAGATGGGGTAGAGAGCAGGTTCTCTCTTTTGCCTCAAAACCGTTTGAAAGTAGGCAGGAAAGGAACAGAAGGAATTTACCTAAAAAGTGTACAAAATATCCGTATTCATTCATATGAACGTGGCAAGATAGTTGTTTCCAAAGTTAGAAGGCACATGTGAACTTTTGGATTTGGATTCTCCTAAGTTACATCTTAAAGTCACCTCTAAAGTGGTTGACACATCAGGATAAGAGCCATCAGAGTCCAGATTCATTCTGCATTTTCCTTCCtatttccatttctttcctttcattttctctttatccCTAACTTTAGAGGAACCCAACCCCAAATGTTTTGCATTGTTTGTTTGTACCTGAAATGAATATCACCTGGGGCACAGTTTCTAATGATACTGAAGAAATTACTCTGCGAGTGAACAACTCTAGCTCTATGGTGTTCGAGCAAGCATACCTCTTTATGAGCAGAAAAATATCAAGGGCTGTCTTATGATCCTTATTTGTAGCAAAAATGTCCACCCTCTTGTCTCGTCCAagtatgtagatgatattgtaCTGTTTATGAAGTGCAGCCAAATGTAGAGCCGTGTTTCCACCAATGTCTTGTTCATTGACAAGATCCTCCAGGTTTGGCGTCCTTAGTATGCGCTTGACAGCATTTACTTGTCCACCGATAACAGCTGCATGGAGAGCCGTTTGCCATTTGTTGTTTATTATGTCACAAGCATCAGGACAGGATTTAACAAGCACATCAATGACATTGACGTGGCCCTGAAAGGCTGCAATGTGAAGAGCCGAGTCCCCCTCTTTGTCTAAGTCGTATGCCACAGATGTGTCGTGCTCCAGGAGATGTCGCACTTCTTTCACTTTGCCAATGCAAGAGACATAATGAAGAGGAGTCCACTCCATATCATCTCTTTCTCTGATCACTTCTGGTCTCTTTTCCACAATCTTCCACCAACCTTTGCATAAAAATAGGAATACGTCATGAATTAAAAAACTGTTCTAGCATCTTGACATGGACATGTCATGATACTTACTGGTCAGTGAGCCATGCCTCGCAGCATGCAGAGCTGTCAATCCCTTAGGGCTCTTATGAGAGGATGACGATGAGAAAGCACCTAAAATCAGCTCAGTGATATCAGAAAGTCCTCTATTTGCTGCAAGATAAAGCGGGGATTCATTAGCAACAT
Protein-coding regions in this window:
- the LOC120293481 gene encoding uncharacterized protein LOC120293481, whose protein sequence is MPGGYNQDGPDQGMAILAGRAAFKAFVISNTTAFGFSILALFLQFDTCFVSDRLRVRYAKVASYSMYVAILAMVLAFATATYLVLSKDTGLRIVPFVVSGGLVTMYVIGGFLDPEAPFWWLSSTPRRYVRNLLFDYGIL
- the LOC104441371 gene encoding protein ACCELERATED CELL DEATH 6, giving the protein MICSCWSSGASEASEAVRLTPLADSNIESVYRMGMHRRVYEAAKSGNFDSLKEDEEDIFHQMTPKDNNILHVAAQYKQVKFIDRLLQCPSGPSLLWQVNRKGDTPLHVAAKVGSDTVVRAFIKLAKSLHSDVEKGRVEACKELLRKSNLHKDTALHYAVMHHPVKNDVVREDHYWVVKLLIEEDPQLCSITNVANESPLYLAANRGLSDITELILGAFSSSSSHKSPKGLTALHAARHGSLTSWWKIVEKRPEVIRERDDMEWTPLHYVSCIGKVKEVRHLLEHDTSVAYDLDKEGDSALHIAAFQGHVNVIDVLVKSCPDACDIINNKWQTALHAAVIGGQVNAVKRILRTPNLEDLVNEQDIGGNTALHLAALHKQYNIIYILGRDKRVDIFATNKDHKTALDIFLLIKRVATKLQKLITC